The following proteins are encoded in a genomic region of Acidobacteriota bacterium:
- a CDS encoding helix-turn-helix transcriptional regulator, with protein sequence MGSYKNESLLSTVELGKAIKRRREELDMSLRDVADVTNVSASTLSRIENGTGRPDADNIARLSKWLDMPVDRMMFAQSGETVEPVVYYPHEATPEIIKAHLRADRKLTPETAEALSELFRVAYQQFSKKK encoded by the coding sequence ATGGGTTCATATAAGAATGAAAGTTTATTGAGTACGGTCGAGTTGGGAAAGGCGATCAAGCGACGCCGCGAAGAGCTCGACATGAGTTTGCGTGACGTTGCTGACGTGACAAATGTCTCGGCTTCGACGCTCTCGCGTATTGAGAATGGAACGGGTCGTCCCGATGCGGACAACATCGCTCGGCTTTCGAAATGGCTGGATATGCCTGTCGATCGAATGATGTTCGCACAGTCGGGCGAAACCGTCGAGCCAGTGGTCTATTACCCGCACGAAGCTACGCCTGAGATCATCAAGGCTCACCTGCGTGCAGACCGTAAACTAACCCCGGAGACAGCCGAAGCCTTGTCCGAGCTGTTTCGCGTGGCATATCAGCAGTTCAGCAAGAAGAAGTAA
- the aroF gene encoding 3-deoxy-7-phosphoheptulonate synthase: MLIVMKPGATASEIEMVLNAIEALGYRGYPLPGETRTAIGITGNKGSVDPAHFENLPGVSQAIRVTQPYKLISKDLRPERSVIKVGTGTIGGSELALIAGPCAIESREQLFAAAETVAKSGAKFFRGGAYKPRTSPYAFQGMGEDGLKMLAEVREQFGLNIVTEAMDEAGVDAVVKYGDCIQIGARNMQNFSLLKYVGKTQTPVLLKRGLSATLGEFLLAAEYIMAEGNRDVILCERGIRTFADHARNTMDLSIVPAVHRITHLPIIVDPSHGTGRNYMVTPLARAAVAVGADGLIIEVHPKPEEALCDGAQALTLDQYVELVRQVQIISGAINVNEEVVAAV; this comes from the coding sequence ATGCTGATCGTTATGAAACCCGGGGCTACGGCGTCGGAAATAGAAATGGTACTTAACGCGATAGAGGCTCTCGGCTATCGAGGCTATCCTTTGCCCGGCGAAACGCGTACCGCGATCGGCATTACCGGCAATAAGGGTTCGGTCGATCCGGCACATTTCGAAAATTTGCCCGGAGTCTCGCAGGCGATCCGCGTCACACAGCCTTACAAACTGATCTCAAAAGATCTGCGGCCCGAGCGATCTGTCATCAAGGTCGGAACCGGAACGATCGGCGGGAGCGAACTTGCATTGATCGCCGGCCCGTGTGCGATCGAAAGCCGCGAACAGCTCTTTGCCGCGGCCGAAACGGTCGCCAAGAGCGGAGCGAAGTTCTTTCGGGGCGGAGCGTATAAGCCGCGCACTTCGCCATACGCTTTTCAGGGAATGGGCGAAGATGGTCTGAAGATGCTCGCTGAGGTTAGAGAGCAATTTGGCCTAAATATTGTTACCGAGGCGATGGATGAGGCGGGCGTCGATGCTGTCGTAAAATACGGCGACTGCATCCAGATCGGCGCACGTAATATGCAGAATTTCTCACTGCTTAAATATGTCGGCAAGACCCAAACCCCCGTGCTGCTGAAACGCGGCCTGTCGGCAACACTCGGCGAGTTTTTGCTCGCCGCAGAATATATCATGGCCGAGGGAAATCGTGACGTCATACTGTGCGAACGCGGTATTCGCACGTTCGCCGATCATGCCCGAAACACGATGGACCTTTCGATAGTGCCGGCAGTGCATCGCATTACGCACTTGCCGATCATTGTCGATCCTTCGCACGGCACCGGCCGCAATTATATGGTCACACCGCTAGCTCGTGCAGCCGTCGCAGTCGGCGCGGACGGACTGATAATCGAGGTCCATCCAAAGCCGGAAGAAGCCTTGTGCGATGGTGCCCAGGCGTTGACGCTGGATCAGTATGTTGAGCTTGTGCGGCAGGTTCAAATTATCAGCGGCGCGATCAACGTCAATGAAGAAGTTGTCGCCGCCGTATAA
- a CDS encoding AbrB/MazE/SpoVT family DNA-binding domain-containing protein — protein sequence MTATLKITTVGNSVGVILPKEILSRLRVTKGDSVYVTETPRGIEISAYDERFARQMEAGERVMKKHKDVLKKLAE from the coding sequence ATGACTGCAACCTTAAAAATAACTACTGTCGGTAATTCGGTAGGTGTGATCCTGCCAAAGGAAATCCTCTCGCGTTTACGAGTCACCAAAGGTGATTCGGTTTATGTAACTGAGACTCCAAGAGGTATCGAGATCAGCGCCTATGACGAACGTTTCGCGCGGCAAATGGAGGCCGGCGAACGAGTAATGAAGAAGCACAAAGACGTTCTCAAGAAATTGGCTGAATGA
- the argS gene encoding arginine--tRNA ligase gives MTLIEIQETLREAVRVTALQQFNIELASVTAETPPKTELGDIAFPVAFELAKQIKQATGEKKNPREIAETLRSALEKVDFVGHVEVAGAGYLNVFFDRSRFLAANALAEPLPNAGASHLPDALKVCVEHTSVNPNKSAHIGHVRNSVLGDTFQRILKATGKRVEVQNYIDNTGVQVADVVVGFIYLENRDLPAIKSLDSELRAAGKTFDYYCWDLYTKVGVEYQTNEALKEKRAEVLHLIEEGGNDTAELADFVATRNVECILDTMERLSIRYDLLPRESEILHLHFWDRAFEQMKQLGVIRYENEGKQAGCWVMPFEEHTGTEEHENDKILVRSNGTVTYTGKDIAYQMWKLGILGLDFNYKYFHKYANGHDVWITTADAGTQAASLPVFGHGETIYNVIDSRQSYPQDIVRKGVAAISPERGEKASIHLSYEMVALSPAAAEELGFKLSDDDRKKPFIEMSGRKGLGVKADDLIDRLETNALAEVESRHAESSDELKRKIAHQLAVGALRYFLLKFTRNTVIVFDFKEALSFEGETGCFCQYSAVRANSIFRKLEEKGETLEDCRDRLSETGATLELLASETGTDIWSMVVLAARLEETVEQAAKQTEPAILAKYTFQLAKAFNLFYHNHKILIEPDDVKRAVLIVTADIARRSLTSALDTLGIEVPEKM, from the coding sequence ATGACCTTGATCGAGATACAAGAGACCCTTCGCGAGGCCGTTCGCGTGACTGCTCTGCAGCAATTCAATATCGAATTAGCCTCTGTTACGGCCGAAACGCCGCCAAAGACCGAGCTTGGCGACATCGCATTCCCTGTTGCATTCGAACTTGCAAAACAGATCAAACAAGCGACCGGCGAAAAGAAAAATCCGCGTGAAATAGCCGAGACATTGAGATCCGCACTCGAAAAAGTCGATTTCGTTGGCCATGTCGAGGTGGCGGGAGCAGGGTACCTAAACGTCTTTTTTGATCGTTCGCGATTTTTGGCGGCAAACGCCTTGGCCGAACCTTTGCCGAATGCCGGTGCATCGCATCTGCCCGATGCCCTGAAGGTCTGCGTCGAGCACACATCGGTCAACCCGAACAAGTCCGCACACATCGGCCACGTTCGCAATTCGGTGCTTGGCGATACGTTTCAACGGATCCTGAAAGCGACCGGAAAACGCGTCGAGGTCCAAAATTACATCGACAATACCGGAGTTCAAGTAGCAGATGTGGTTGTCGGATTCATCTATCTGGAAAATAGGGACTTACCGGCTATCAAGTCGCTCGATTCCGAACTCAGGGCCGCGGGAAAGACGTTCGATTATTATTGCTGGGACCTTTACACAAAGGTGGGTGTTGAATATCAAACTAACGAAGCACTCAAAGAAAAACGTGCCGAGGTTTTGCATCTGATCGAGGAAGGCGGAAACGATACTGCAGAGCTTGCGGATTTTGTCGCGACCCGCAATGTTGAGTGCATTCTCGACACGATGGAACGCCTCTCGATCCGATACGATCTGCTGCCGCGTGAATCTGAGATCCTGCATCTGCACTTTTGGGATCGTGCGTTCGAGCAAATGAAACAGCTAGGCGTTATCCGTTACGAGAACGAAGGCAAACAGGCCGGATGTTGGGTAATGCCATTCGAAGAGCACACCGGAACCGAAGAACACGAAAACGACAAGATCCTCGTAAGGTCAAACGGCACAGTCACTTATACAGGCAAGGACATCGCCTATCAGATGTGGAAACTCGGGATCCTCGGCCTTGATTTTAATTACAAATACTTCCACAAATACGCGAACGGCCACGATGTTTGGATCACGACCGCCGACGCTGGAACGCAGGCTGCCAGCCTGCCGGTATTCGGCCACGGCGAGACGATCTACAACGTGATCGATTCGCGGCAGTCATACCCGCAGGACATTGTCCGAAAAGGCGTCGCGGCGATCTCGCCGGAACGAGGCGAAAAGGCGAGTATTCATCTCTCGTACGAAATGGTCGCTCTCTCGCCGGCGGCCGCCGAGGAGCTTGGATTCAAGCTTTCGGACGACGACCGCAAAAAACCCTTCATCGAGATGAGCGGCCGTAAGGGCCTCGGCGTAAAGGCCGACGACCTGATCGACCGGCTCGAAACGAACGCTCTCGCCGAGGTCGAATCGCGGCACGCGGAATCGTCAGACGAATTAAAGCGCAAGATCGCGCATCAACTGGCTGTCGGAGCCTTGCGTTACTTTCTGCTGAAATTCACGCGAAATACGGTGATCGTGTTCGATTTCAAAGAAGCGTTGTCATTTGAGGGCGAGACGGGTTGCTTTTGCCAATACTCGGCAGTTCGTGCAAATTCGATCTTCCGAAAACTCGAAGAAAAAGGCGAAACGCTCGAAGATTGCCGCGATCGCCTCAGCGAAACCGGAGCAACGCTCGAATTGCTTGCATCAGAGACCGGTACCGACATCTGGTCTATGGTCGTCCTCGCGGCCCGTCTCGAAGAAACGGTCGAACAGGCTGCGAAGCAGACCGAGCCGGCAATACTCGCAAAATACACATTCCAACTCGCCAAAGCGTTCAATCTTTTCTACCACAACCACAAGATCTTGATCGAACCGGACGACGTTAAGCGAGCGGTTTTGATCGTTACGGCAGACATTGCGCGTCGTTCCCTTACCTCGGCTCTGGATACGTTGGGAATCGAAGTCCCTGAGAAGATGTAA
- a CDS encoding type II toxin-antitoxin system death-on-curing family toxin, which produces MIQEVEWIEIDVVFAYHNRQIAEHGGTEGLRDEGLLLSALARPQNLNAYGENVDIAALAASYAYGIAKNHPFLDGNKRTALVVSVAFLNLNGFDFDVEPAETYRQFYDLAQGTLSEENLADWYRKTIYAIVVE; this is translated from the coding sequence ATGATACAGGAAGTAGAATGGATAGAGATCGATGTAGTCTTTGCCTACCATAATCGGCAGATCGCCGAACATGGAGGAACCGAAGGGTTGCGCGACGAAGGGCTCTTGCTCTCGGCATTGGCACGTCCACAGAACCTCAACGCGTATGGCGAAAACGTAGATATTGCTGCGTTAGCGGCAAGCTATGCGTATGGTATTGCAAAAAACCACCCGTTTCTCGACGGCAATAAGAGAACGGCTTTGGTCGTTTCCGTCGCGTTTCTAAATCTCAACGGTTTTGATTTCGATGTAGAGCCGGCAGAAACGTACCGGCAGTTCTACGATCTCGCTCAAGGAACACTCTCAGAAGAAAATCTCGCCGACTGGTATCGGAAAACGATCTATGCAATTGTCGTCGAGTAA
- the larC gene encoding nickel pincer cofactor biosynthesis protein LarC — MRTLYFDCFAGASGNMILGALAALGIDRDRLVSDLKKLDIVEFELVFTDVDRSGILATHLDVKVPHEHVHRHLHHIEAIIGNSTLAESVRSRAIAIFTRLAEAEAKIHGIDLNKVHFHEVGAMDAIVDVVGACIAFDMLGIERFVCSKIHVGSGFAEMAHGKFPVPPPAVAELLTGIPIYSTEIEGELITPTGAAIISTLCDSYGTIPEMMVEQSAYGAGTRQYEKFPNVLRLILGRSEGSEKPLTNLEQLTLIETNIDDVSPQILGFVMERSFELGALDCWFTPIQMKKNRPATMISMLCQADKKDVLTQLLYTETTTIGVRFKIVERECLDREIVTVSTEFGEIDVKIAKLDGKIVNSMPEYEHVRLSAIKNSVPFKMVREAALAKLTENEMANAANA, encoded by the coding sequence ATGCGAACATTGTATTTTGATTGTTTTGCAGGTGCGAGCGGGAACATGATCCTCGGAGCTTTGGCGGCACTTGGTATTGACCGCGACAGGCTCGTTTCGGATTTGAAGAAACTTGATATCGTCGAATTTGAGCTGGTTTTTACGGATGTTGACCGATCAGGCATATTGGCGACGCATCTGGACGTAAAAGTCCCGCATGAGCACGTTCACAGGCATTTGCATCATATCGAAGCGATTATCGGCAATTCGACGCTAGCAGAATCGGTCAGATCGCGTGCGATCGCTATATTCACAAGGCTGGCGGAGGCTGAGGCAAAGATCCACGGCATCGACTTGAATAAGGTCCATTTTCACGAGGTCGGAGCGATGGACGCCATCGTCGACGTTGTCGGGGCTTGCATCGCATTCGATATGCTGGGCATCGAACGGTTTGTATGTTCGAAAATACACGTCGGCAGCGGATTTGCCGAGATGGCACACGGCAAATTCCCGGTTCCGCCGCCGGCAGTGGCAGAGCTTTTGACCGGCATTCCAATATATTCGACTGAGATCGAAGGGGAACTGATAACACCAACAGGTGCGGCGATAATATCAACCCTGTGTGATAGTTACGGTACAATTCCTGAGATGATGGTTGAGCAGTCTGCGTACGGAGCGGGAACCCGACAGTACGAGAAATTCCCAAATGTTCTGCGGTTGATCCTCGGTCGAAGTGAGGGGAGCGAAAAGCCCTTAACGAACCTCGAACAATTGACGCTGATTGAGACGAATATCGATGATGTTTCGCCGCAGATACTTGGTTTTGTGATGGAGCGATCTTTCGAACTCGGTGCTCTTGATTGCTGGTTCACGCCGATCCAAATGAAGAAAAATCGCCCCGCGACGATGATCTCGATGCTCTGTCAGGCAGATAAAAAGGACGTTCTAACACAATTGCTCTACACCGAGACAACTACGATCGGTGTACGTTTCAAAATCGTTGAGAGAGAATGTCTCGACCGCGAAATAGTAACGGTTTCGACCGAATTCGGCGAGATTGATGTAAAGATCGCGAAGTTGGACGGTAAGATCGTCAATTCAATGCCGGAATACGAACACGTCAGACTTTCGGCCATTAAGAACAGTGTGCCGTTCAAGATGGTTCGCGAAGCTGCTTTGGCAAAACTCACAGAAAATGAAATGGCGAACGCGGCAAATGCGTAG